GGATCATTACTTCCAACATATTTTGCAATTAAAGCAATTTTTATACTTTTCTTTTTATTTTCAATTAATTTAATTAAATTTTCCCATTCAGAAAGATCTGCTTTTCGTATATTCTTTATCCCAAACCAGTTCTGAATAAGTTGATTAACATTTTGAGTATCTAAATTAGCGAATATTTTTGGAATTAAATTAACTGTCAAAGCATCAAATATATATTCCTGCTTAACACCACACATAACAGATAATTTTTTCTTTACTTTATCATTTGTTTTATAATCTGTTCGCAAAAATAGGGCATCTGGCATCAATCCTGATTTTTTTAATAATATAACGCTATGCTGAGTCGGTTTGGTTTTTATTTCGTGAGCCCATTCCAAATACGGAACCAAGCTTAAATGTGCCAACATTACAGAATTTGGCTCCAATTCCAATTTAAGTTGACGAACAGCTTCTAAAAATACGCCACCTTCAATATCTCCAACCGTTCCACCTATTTCAACAAGAATAAAATCTTTGGGATATTTTATTGCAAAATTAATTAATCTATTTTTTATAGCATCAACAACATCAGGTATCATCTGTATATCTCTGCCAAGATATTTCCCATCACGTTCAGCATTTAAAACTTCTTGAAATATCTGGCCTGATGAGACTGACGACTCTTTAGTTAAATGTGATCCTAATATTCTTTCATAATGACCAAGATCTAAATCAGTTTCAGCTCCATCATCAGTAACAAAAACTTCTCCGTGAACCAATGGGGACATTGTTCCAGGATCAACATTTAAATATGGATCAAGTTTAATAACGGAAACCGAATATCCGGAATTTTTTAACAATACACCTATGGATGAAACCAAAATACCTTTACCCAAAGATGAGCAAACACCGCCGGTAACAACTATAAATTTTGTATTTTGTTTTTTTACTTTTTCATATAAATTTTTAATTTCCATAATTTATTCCCTCATTAAATTTTCAATTTCTTGTGCTTGCTTAGGCAAATCAAAACTTAAACAAAGAGCTCCATCATCTACCATTAAAAAATCATCCTCTATTCTTATACCAATATTTTCTTCAGGAATATATATTCCCGGTTCTATAGTAAAAACATCGCCATATTCTAATGGATAACATGTATCACCAACATCATGAACATCCAACCCCAAAAAATGTCCTATTCCATGAAAAAAATATTTTTCTAATCCAAATTTCTTAAAATAACTTATAGCTAAATGATTTAAAGATTTTTCAGGAACATTCTTATTATTCAAAAACATACCAGGTTTTGCTAAAGATTCAACATATTTCTGTGCATCAAGCACAATATTATAAATTTCTTTTTGCCTTTTGGTAAATTTACCGGACACCGGATATGTTCTTGTTAAATCTGCACAATAATATCCATACTCTGCACCAATATCTACAACAACCAAATCTCCTGGTTTTAATTCCTGATCTCTTTTTGTATAATGTAAAATCGTTGTATTTTTCCCCGTAGCAACAATTGATGGAAATGCTGGTCGTAATGCACCGGCTTGAGTAAATACCGATTCCACAATTGCTTGTATTTCATGCTCAATTCTTCCTGGAGCTATAACTTTTGCCGCAGAATCATGAGCCATATTTGTAACCTGAACAGCCTTGTATATTAAATCTATCTCTACTTCAGATTTAGAGCGTCGCATATAATGTATAAGAGGAGCTAAATCACTTGTAATTTCTCGAGTTTCTGGAAATATTTCAAATAAATTTTTATATAACTGAATTTGCGTAAAATATCTTGAATTGAATTCCAAATCAAGTAATGTAAAAAATTCTTTCAACTTATAAGAATTTAAAAAAAATTCTATATCTAGTAAAAAATTAGAATATTTTTCTTTTGTAAAAATAGAATTAAAAGAGTAGCCATTGATAGAATTTCCCAAATATTTTATTTCGTCAAAACACAAAAATTCTGATAAATTTTTAACATTATCATCTATTTTTATATCTAATTTACACCATTTTTCCCTAATACCACCATAATTTGGAATATAAAGAATCTGCCTTCCATCAAGATACATTAATAAAACAGCACCCGGCTCATTTATTCCGGTTAGATAATAAAATGAACTTTCCTGTCGAAAAACATATCGATCACACTCAAAATCTGAATATATAATTACCACACCATTATCTAAATTAGTATTTTTTTCTTTTAAAAATCTAATTATCTGATCTCGTCTTGTTTTAAATAACAAAAAGCTATTATTTTCACTAAAAGACATACTCTCGATCCCCTTAAATTTTATTGATCACTGATGGACGCTTAAACTTTCTTGCAAATGAGCCTAAAGAATCTAAATGCAAAAATAAAGTAAATGCTTTATCACTCTTCCAATTACCATATTCTTTATATCTTTTCTCTTCATAACCTAAAGAAATTCCCCAACAATGGCCGTCATAATTTAGTTTTATTGCATGTTGCAACGGCCTTATACCTTGAAAGGGGAATAAAACCGTTCCCTGTTCAGCATAAAATTCGCCCTCATAAGCAAGTTTAGTATGTTTTACCAATGGAACACTTAACGATAATATTAAAAAATTTGGAATATCCGAAAAAAGATTTCTTGCTTTTTGTAGCTTTGGATGTTGATAAACTGATGATATATAAAAATTAAAATCCTTTAAATTAAAGGATAAATCAATTTGAGATGTTAATAATTGTAAATTATTCCAATCATATTCCTGTTTAAAAAACAAATCTAAAACGTCACTGTCTATAGATACATCAAAACATAATGGAAACAGATTTTTTTGCACAGGGTTTCGAGTTAAAAAAAATCTATCCGAACTATTATAAAAATCTATAGATTGATAAAGATTTAAGTTTATAAGTAAATTATCTACATTAAAATTATTTCTTAAACTAATTTGTATTTCATTTTTAGGATATATTCTATCCCAAAGGTCCGAGTTATACCAATGATTTTGTTTAAATTTAGGAGTAAAAGTCCAATTCACATTTGGCTGAATATAATAATTATAATTTTCATTAAATTCAAAAAATAACTCAGGCATAACCCACTGCGCACCACCACTTAAAAAAAATCTATATGCGCCACCATTTAAAAAGTCACCTTCAATAACATATTTTTTTGCACGAATATCAGGATCTTTTATTTTAGATCTTAACTGAAAATTAGAGTCTAAGAAAATTAAAAAATTTTGATCTTTAAGTGAAAATTTTTCTTGAAAATTTAAATTATAATAAAATCTAAAAGTATCTACTTTATTAAATATTAAAAAATCATTCTCTTTTACAACCTTTGAATTAAGATAAAATTTCTCCTGTTTTTTGTTTCTTGAAAAAATATGATCAATAAAAATATCTTGTTTAACAAAAAAATTTTTAAATAAACTATCATATGCAGAATTAAATTCGAATTTTGGCAAAATCAAAGCACTAAATTTTTCATCAATCTCTTTTTGAGATTTATCAATATATTTTCTATCATCTTCCGGCAATTCCCATAAGATCTCATTTTTTTCTTGCAAAGTTAAATTTACAAATTTACTTTTTTTGGTTTGTTTGCTATCAAAATAAATATTTAAAATCTCTTTTGTACCACAAGACCTTAAAATGGCAGAATTCAAAAAAGTATCATCAACATTTAAAAAATTATCAAAAAATTGATACCCTATTTTTTTATCTGTTCCAAAATCCACACGCAATAAAGTTTTTATATTTTTTCCATAAACAGAATCTATCGATCTAAAATCCTTACCATCTATCCAATAATGACTATATGTATCCAAAGATATTCTATCGCTTTTTTTTACAAAAGCATTTTTTTCAAGTGCATATCGAGCATTTAACAATGTAAAAGATTCATTAGATCTAGCCCATCTAAACTCATCTATAAGCGCCAAACCCTTTTTATCTCGCCAATCAATTGTAATAGTACTATCCAATCTTTGGGCTATTGACCAATAGAATGCTTGCCTTATACCAAAACCTAAATCATTATCATAAGAAATTTTAGGAATTAAAAAACCTGATTTGGATTTTTTTTGCAAAGGTAAAACCATATATGGTAAAGCAAAAAATGGCAATGGGCCCATTTTAAAAAACATTCCCTTTATTCTTATTAAATAATTTTTATACAAATTTGCATATCTAGCTTGTATTGACCAATGCGGTACGTACGAATCACACGATGTATATGTAACATCTTCCATACTCCAATTATTATCATCTTCTCTAAATGCTTTAGATGCAAAAAGATAGCCTTCAGGCATATTGAATCTAATATTATTTGAATATCCGGTTTTATCTTTTAAGTTTAAATAAAAATCATCTGCCAAAATTAAAACATCTTCGCTTTCTATAATTACAGCGCCTTTACTAATTTTTTGCGCAAAAAGAATCTGTTTATTTTTATCTATTTCAATTTTATCAGCCCACAAATGTATTTTATTATCAATAAAAACTTCAACATCTCCTGTTAAAGTAATTTTGTTAAGATTATCTATTTGTTGATTTATGCTATTAACTTTTATAATTTTTACAGACTCAACAACATCTCTTATAACAGAATCTAACTTATTAAAAATAAAAATAAGTATTAAAAATAATAAAAAAAAACTTGTTTTTTTTCTTAGAAACATGATTTATTAAAAAGGCCTACGACCGGATAATGCTTTGTAAATAGTTACCCGATCCATATATTCTAAAGATGAACCAATTGGAACACCACTTGCCAAACGAGATATTTGTAAATTTAAACCTAATTCTTCGACTTTTGAAGATATAAAGCTCGCAGTAGCTTCTCCCTCAGGAGTTAAATTTGTAGCAAAAATAATTTCTTTGGTAGAATCATTTATTCTTTTAAATAAAGCATCAATATTTATATCATCAGGGCCGACTCCTTCAAGCGGGCACAACGATCCCTCAAGAACATGGAAGACGCCATTATATCCACCGGCTCGTTCCAAAGCTTGTAGATCGTACCAATTTTCCACAACGCATATAACAGAAAGATCTCTATTTTGTGATGAACATATTGAACATTTATTATTATTTTCAACCAAATTAAAACAAATTTCGCATTTATGAATCTGTTTTTTACCATTCGAAATAGAATCAAATAATTGCTCTATCTCATTTGGTTTTTCTTGTAATAAATGTAATGCAACTCTATATACATTTTTTGATGCCAAATATGGTATTCGCTGTAACTGGCGGACAATTTTTTGTAATGTTGGCAAATCATTAAACATATAAAAATCTATCTAAAATATTTTTTTCTAAAAAGATCTTCTATAATTGTAAGTAAATTATTCATAAGCCAATAAAGAACAAGTCCAGCCGGAAAATTAAAAAATATTATTGTCAAAAATATTGGCATAACAAATAACATAACTTTTTGAGAAGCATCTTTTACCGGAGTCATAGCCTGTTGAACAAATGTACTAATTCCCATCAA
The sequence above is drawn from the Candidatus Dependentiae bacterium genome and encodes:
- the recR gene encoding recombination mediator RecR, encoding MFNDLPTLQKIVRQLQRIPYLASKNVYRVALHLLQEKPNEIEQLFDSISNGKKQIHKCEICFNLVENNNKCSICSSQNRDLSVICVVENWYDLQALERAGGYNGVFHVLEGSLCPLEGVGPDDINIDALFKRINDSTKEIIFATNLTPEGEATASFISSKVEELGLNLQISRLASGVPIGSSLEYMDRVTIYKALSGRRPF
- a CDS encoding aminopeptidase P N-terminal domain-containing protein, whose protein sequence is MSFSENNSFLLFKTRRDQIIRFLKEKNTNLDNGVVIIYSDFECDRYVFRQESSFYYLTGINEPGAVLLMYLDGRQILYIPNYGGIREKWCKLDIKIDDNVKNLSEFLCFDEIKYLGNSINGYSFNSIFTKEKYSNFLLDIEFFLNSYKLKEFFTLLDLEFNSRYFTQIQLYKNLFEIFPETREITSDLAPLIHYMRRSKSEVEIDLIYKAVQVTNMAHDSAAKVIAPGRIEHEIQAIVESVFTQAGALRPAFPSIVATGKNTTILHYTKRDQELKPGDLVVVDIGAEYGYYCADLTRTYPVSGKFTKRQKEIYNIVLDAQKYVESLAKPGMFLNNKNVPEKSLNHLAISYFKKFGLEKYFFHGIGHFLGLDVHDVGDTCYPLEYGDVFTIEPGIYIPEENIGIRIEDDFLMVDDGALCLSFDLPKQAQEIENLMRE
- a CDS encoding CTP synthase, encoding MEIKNLYEKVKKQNTKFIVVTGGVCSSLGKGILVSSIGVLLKNSGYSVSVIKLDPYLNVDPGTMSPLVHGEVFVTDDGAETDLDLGHYERILGSHLTKESSVSSGQIFQEVLNAERDGKYLGRDIQMIPDVVDAIKNRLINFAIKYPKDFILVEIGGTVGDIEGGVFLEAVRQLKLELEPNSVMLAHLSLVPYLEWAHEIKTKPTQHSVILLKKSGLMPDALFLRTDYKTNDKVKKKLSVMCGVKQEYIFDALTVNLIPKIFANLDTQNVNQLIQNWFGIKNIRKADLSEWENLIKLIENKKKSIKIALIAKYVGSNDPYLSVVRAIETAANFNNVGVTIEVIEAEKLENISKKEFEETFKNIDGIVVPGGFDKRGIEGKIACAKYARENNIPYFGLCLGMQIMLIEFARSVLKFKNASSTEFDKKTKYPVISMIEEQKNIDKKGGTMRLGVYTCSLIKNTRARDIYAQDAILERHRHRYEFNNKFKKEFEKNGVVFSGIYKKENLVEIAEIKNHKFMIGTQFHPEFLSTLLKPHPLFKEFIRVIVENKNK